CTTGAAAACATCTTCCTTAGATCTCCATTAGAATCATGATGACAAATGACTTATCCCAAACAACATTCCCTTTCACACTGTTttacacaaaacgacacacgCCTGATATGCATTTGAAGATTTGCCACTTTATTGCATTCGTAATACACACCACACCTGCAACGCTAAACAACATCACTAGGCCTCGCATCGGAAGTACTCCTGCCGGTGGTTGAGTGTTCAACCTGCAACTGCAACCGATGCAAGTCTTCCGCAAGCTGATGCACCGTGTTGACCAATCGCTGGTGCTCGTGCGACACATTCCGCAGCAGTTGCTGCTGCCGATGCATCTGTGCAGCTTGGCGATCGAACATAAAGTCGAGCACCGTGTACGTGCAGCAGATCTCGCTGATCCACCGATCGCGGCAGGTGGCATCCTTGCGTACGACCTGGATTTTGCGCGCCTCGATGTACTGCATGATCGTGTGCAGCCAACTGCAATTCCAAGGATTTTTGCGCAGCGATACCACCGTAACGGCGGGGAACGATTCCTCAAAGTACGGCACGAACGAGAGCTTGTTCTTGCTCAGCGACAGTGTCTGTAGCTTCGGGAAGTGTAAACCGGACCGGGAATCGAGCGTTTTGATGTGATTGTCATAGATCGAAAGAATTTTAAGCGTACCCGTCGCATTGGTCAACATCTCCATGTCGAAGTATTCGAGCGAGTTGTTGTAGAGGTAAAGCTTCTCCAATCCCACCAGATAGCGGATGTTGCGCGGAACATTAGTCAACGCATTGTGGACGATCGAGAGCACCTTGAGTTCGCGATTCTCTACCGGTTCCACGTCAAACTCCGTGAGCCCGTTCCGTTGGACGTTGATCTCCGTCAGGTTCGTCACCGGTACGAACAGATGCTTGATGCTGGTACTGTTGTACACGTGCAGCTGCCGGGTGCTGCCCAGCAGTGCAAAAATGTCCTTCCCGAAGTACGGTATGGCGCCGGATTTGATGAGCAGCGTTGGGTGGCGCGGAAACTGCACCCTCATATCCGCACTCGAGTCCCCACCGATACCGTTGGTGGTAACGTCGAGATAGACGTTCTCGACGAAACAAAATCCGGCCTCATTTATTATGGAGCACTTGTAGTTCTTGGACTGTGCACGGCAAATGCACCCGGACAGTGTCAGCAGTACGGTGGCCTGCAGCAGTAACGAGATTCGGGGAACCATCACGATAGGGTGAGCACGCTACGTACACGAACCGACCTCGAAGAAATGCACAACGAGACTGGTTGGAACAGCCCTGGAATGCAGCCCATATCGGACGGTGTTCTGGACGGGGGAAAACCTTATCAGCAGATGATTCTGCTCTCGACGCCGTCGACGAGATGGATTAATCGGTGGCGACAACGCCAACTGACCCTTCAAGCTGGGGACGAAACCGTTCGCTGGGGGAAAGCGAATTCAAACAATCACATTACCCAGAACCGTAAATGGAAAACAGCTTATTAGAAATTAATCTCTGTTTACTGATCCGAATCAAGAATCGAAAGATTTAGAATACGCGCGCTGGATGAACATTCTGCCCAAGCCGACCCTTCTTCTGCGACGTAAACTGCTCCGTAAAGGGTTTAACGGTGGATTGAGTTCAGAACCCGCAGCGAAACTGTTTACACTGCAAGgggagcacacacacacactgccccAGCCCTGCCTGGCCACCGTCAATTTAAGGGCATCCCGCATCGGATAACGACCCTGCTTCAAAAGCCAGTGGACAACAGTGGAGCCAGATAAGCTTCTTCCCAGCGTACTTCAGCGCACAGCTTGCCGAACTGTACAAATACACACATCCGCCGACCGTCACCAGAGACAGCGGGACGATTCTATGGCGCAGATTTCGCGCCCGCTTATCGGGCGTATGCTAGGTGATAATTTCCACCGATCCACGCCGAACGAACATCGCCCCAATCTGGTACGCGGCAGTGCCGGGCAGTACGCGCCCGAACAGATACGGTGCGCGTGATAAAGGCAACATGGGGAGGTACACATCACATCGTTTGCTTCACTTCGAAAAGAAGCGCACAGGGAATCGCTTTACGTTCTTTTGCATTTCCGCTACAGGTTCGGTTCGACGACGGAAGTTGAAAAGTTCGTCCGGAACGGAATTGGCTTTTTTTGTGCCTTGCCTGCCCCCTTAGTTCGCccttttcactgtttggagacaAACACTGTGCCTCAGCTGGGGTCGGCAAAATGGGCGTCATTCGAAAGGTGCGGGTTGTTTGCTGTGTGCGGGAAGTATTTAATTcattaaaactttccatcTTCAGTACGACGCCACGACTTCATCCCTTTTACTCGGTGGggcgtgatttttttttttttggtaagatTGTGTACGTGGatagtgtttgttgtttcagtTGAGCTTTGAAGCGACATACGGACAAAGCAGAACCGGGTCAGGGTACAACGAGTTTTCAGCATGGTTGTTAGTGATTGTAGTTCGTATTTTaactggtttcgtttttttttgtgcgatttAAGACGTTTTAATGCTTGGACATTTTGGTAATGCCAACGGGTAAATTTAAAGaagaattcaattaaaattaaaatctaaaaacaaatgaagccGTTAGAGATCGTGGATGCATTTACGTAAGAATAAAGGTATACTTTCTGCCAAGAGTTGAAATTTCGACAACCCATTCACCGCACACAGTGGCTTACGGTCAGTTCTTATTTAAATAGCCAATGCTAATGATCCAACCATAACTTGTTGGATTTCACTAAATGTCCTTATTAAATTCAGTTAATAGTGTATTTAATCCTCGGAATAATGCCAAATTTAGTATGAGTGCTCTATGAGACCAGCCTTTAAGCTACAATGCAGCTATGAATATTCAGGCACAAGTCGAATGCTGTTGAATATTTACAAGGAACGTGTGATTTAATTCACCGCTCCACAATAACTCTTTTCTACGGCTGTAAATATGAACATGCGGTCGAAAATCGTAGCTTAGACGCCAGGAATGTACGCAATAAATCGAATGCTGACTTTTGTTGTTATGGAATGCTGTAATTACTGCTGGTCCGTGGCAGAGGTTGCATGTTTCCTCACCATGCTTCCTCGGAAAATGACTCCCGTTACATTGAATCCCACCCAAGCACTGAGCGCGATAGTGGTACTGCGAAGGCACGGCACATTGTAGTGAAACTAAACCCAAACAAGATTGTTGTTCGGAAAACAATCACTACAGAAattacgaaaaacaaaacaaaacgcttcgcCCAACTACGCAACGAGCGgaatagttttgtttcttgtagAAAATCCAGCAAACTCGGAAACTGGTGTTGTTCGGTGTGCAAATGTTGTGTCCCCGGCGCCATGACGAAGGCGCAAGTATCACCCCCGAACAATGGAAAACCATTCTTTCTTCGTGCAACCTTTCCCGGAGGCTGGTTAAATCTGTCGCCCCCCGGGCAGAgccgaaaattgaaattgaaattaagataaagtttaaatttaattagattttATCACACTTCCGACCCGTCGCTGTCGTCGTCGGGGTGGGTTTATGCTCGCCTCCGGACGAGCATCCGGTAAGCATGGATTTCGAAATCTATGGCccaagcaaaaccaaaaaaaaaaaaaaaacgcgcacacaccCCAGAGGTCCGGGAATCGGAAAAGCACAATCCCGTTTCCGTCGTTCCGTTCCCAACGCGACCGAAACGCTACGgcacaaaatgaaaatgaagttgCATTCTCCGGAATCGAGCCAAATATGCACAAGGCAAAGAGATTAAGTAAGTTTGGTTTCAATTTTAACCCGACCCAGGCCTCACCACCATTCCAGTACCACACCAGTCTTCGGGTATCGCCCTCCCCCCCGGGGTGATGGTGAGGCCTTGGTAAACAGCAAGGATTATGATTGTCTCTGGCGTGTCAAACACGAAGTTAAACGGGGCAGATAGAATACCCAGACTGGATGGTAGACAAACACGTTGCCAAGAACAACCGGGCGGTTTCGGTGCTGTGATAcgaacggtgtgtgtgtgtgtgtgtgtgtggtaatcGTTTTCACAAAAGTTGCTGGAGGCATTCTACCTAAAAAGCGCACATCCAGAAACCTTTTCCGCCGGTACTAATCGTCCGGGAATCATATCATCATGTGGAAAGGGGACCAAAATGTCGACCCACACTGACTCGCTCTTACTTAATTCCAGCGGGTCATGCTGTAGGAGCTTCATTAGCTTTCCATCTCGTACTCAAGCACTCCTCCATGGGATGGCGCAAGTATGAGACTaaccacacacacgtacgatTGCACAGATCAAACTAAGTTGCTTAATTCCCAACTGGGTATATCCAATTGTTTGATAATGCAATTTAAACAATTCGTTCATTGTTACGTATTATCAAATCTCTCTTGTTTTAACATTGATAACAATGGATAACGCAGCTACCCAGGAATCCAGATGATAGGTGAATCGCATACGGCCAATTTCTTCAACATGCTCCATAAAGAGAGCAACGCGTATTGTAATGTTGCCCGGCAATAGATCAAGATTTAAATTGGATCATCGGCCAACCGTATGGTGCAGCACACAACGGTACACGTTACGTTTGCTCATCTGCATATGCACATTGTCTCAAGGCAGGAATCTTCTGCTGAACCCTTCCTGGCCACCATCCCGTAACCGCCACATCTCGCAGAACGTCGACTTCTATGGCACTTAATAAGAACATTCCAGGCTAAGACAGGcgtaaattaaattcttaTCCATTGACCTGTTCCGGTTGTCGCTCGCACCTTTTCCCCAGCTCCATACACGAAATGGCACACAATTAAATGCCTGAGTGGAATAATTTACAGTTCATCGATTTGCGGCAGCACGAGGGGAATGGACAGGGGGTTTGCTGTAAGACATCGGCCCGTTGCCCATCCACCTGGAAACGTACACACGAACCGTTTGGATCGAAACCGGGCGAGAGATAATTCTAGGTCATCCGACATGTTGCAACAGTCGGtgaggttcctttttttttgtttggtatacCAAGCATCGGACTGGATGTTAGGACACCGGCATCATGATGTCGAACGATAGGAATAGGGTTACGCTATTGCTGCTATGTACGCCCCAGTAAGGTCAGCCTGTTGTGATGTCGTTAAGCTCGAACAAGCTCAGAACGAATCCTTCCTGGGCGGAATCAttcgaacacacatacacacaaacgcacacacctcCCATTCCTTTGGTGGGCAGAATGGCATAGCCCGAAATATAACATAGAACCCTCACTCCAACGATGTCTTCTCGCGGCACCAACCCCCTCCCCGGGCTGTCAACACACGCCCCCCCGAGCCCGCTTGACGAAAGTGTGCTAAATTGCTGACTGCAGCAAAATTCGGACAGGTAGAAGCGTAAAAATGGGTGACAGTACCGGATAAACGCCCGGATGGGATACCGGAAAATTGTCGTTTCTTCGGGTGAAATGTGATGCGAGCGGTACAATTTACGATCACAGGTGTTTTGGCACGGACAAGCATATGGTGTCCATTCGGTTCAAACGCCCCTGGAAGACAAATAAGTCCCAGCAGTGTTGGGTAGTTATTGTCCGTGAAGAAAAGAATGggcaaaaatttaataaatttgtaacaatttatatacatttttcatAACATCAATTGAGAGCAATTATCAAGTGAAGATTTTACATAAAATGCAAGACATGggtaacataaattaataaaaaaaactttaagtaaataaattaaatgtctAAAACATTGACAACACCCGTCATTCTGAACAAAGTGCAATTTTTGGGTTAGTTATTCATTACACAACATCGAAAGAGCGATCATAGTAATGGTAATGTGTTATTAGCCTTAATAGACAATTGATCAATAACACTCCAAATGGTAACCAATCCTTATTACCACTTACAACATTCCGCAATAGCACAGAGTAATAATCCTTTTGTAGGAAATACAGTATTCCTATATTTCCTTACCTAGTAATGGGCGAACTATCCATATAGTGTGCGAATCC
This Anopheles marshallii chromosome 3, idAnoMarsDA_429_01, whole genome shotgun sequence DNA region includes the following protein-coding sequences:
- the LOC128711522 gene encoding uncharacterized protein LOC128711522, whose translation is MVPRISLLLQATVLLTLSGCICRAQSKNYKCSIINEAGFCFVENVYLDVTTNGIGGDSSADMRVQFPRHPTLLIKSGAIPYFGKDIFALLGSTRQLHVYNSTSIKHLFVPVTNLTEINVQRNGLTEFDVEPVENRELKVLSIVHNALTNVPRNIRYLVGLEKLYLYNNSLEYFDMEMLTNATGTLKILSIYDNHIKTLDSRSGLHFPKLQTLSLSKNKLSFVPYFEESFPAVTVVSLRKNPWNCSWLHTIMQYIEARKIQVVRKDATCRDRWISEICCTYTVLDFMFDRQAAQMHRQQQLLRNVSHEHQRLVNTVHQLAEDLHRLQLQVEHSTTGRSTSDARPSDVV